A window of the Budorcas taxicolor isolate Tak-1 chromosome 10, Takin1.1, whole genome shotgun sequence genome harbors these coding sequences:
- the LOC128054834 gene encoding LOW QUALITY PROTEIN: disintegrin and metalloproteinase domain-containing protein 20-like (The sequence of the model RefSeq protein was modified relative to this genomic sequence to represent the inferred CDS: deleted 1 base in 1 codon; substituted 1 base at 1 genomic stop codon) — protein sequence MGRAWTQAHLRGDLWLPLLWLFLSPTCCSHDPPGWRFTSSEIVIPRKVSHRVSGIERQGQLSYKIRFSGQRHVVHLRVKKNLLPRHFPVITDNDQGAMQENYPYIPRDCYYFSYLEGVPGSMGTLDTCHGGLRGMLQLDDFTYEIKPLEASSKFEHLISQLVTQKTAAEDEKCEAEEKNTNQEYEEAMISEMPRAGTVYLWWPHRKALKVHYTVSNSLVVQKSNETRVIREYRQKITGTSYYSSHNGICNPNWRASYLYVVRYHIFLAATVGAHAIGLMGAFHDVPGCRCFRRYQCLMAPNPGLLDMISNCTFEAIHQWLHMWDPCLSSLNIAYNNFPYVARRCGDKIIDNFEECDCGTLKDCSKVSCCETSCILSLGSGCDHGDCCMKCKYAQPGYMYRDTLGICDLPEYCNGKTHDCPADTYIQEETASAVCVRGNCSDCDLHCQALFGYDIKDAIPACYDVLNVRGDQFGNCGVRVIXEGGKPVQCEQDDVLCGLLHCSNVKEIPGGGEHTAFHQIIQL from the exons ATGGGGCGTGCCTGGACCCAGGCCCACCTGAGAGGTGATCTCTGGCTGCCTCTGCTCTGGCTTTTCCTGTCTCCAACCTGCTGTTCCCATGACCCACCAGGATGGCGCTTCACTTCTTCTGAAATTGTGATTCCCAGGAAGGTGTCCCACAGAGTGAGTGGAATTGAGAGACAAGGCCAGCTCTCCTACAAGATTCGCTTCAGCGGCCAAAGACATGTGGTTCACTTGAGAGTCAAGAAGAACTTGCTGCCCAGACATTTTCCTGTTATCACCGATAACGACCAAGGTGCCATGCAGGAGAACTACCCTTATATCCCCCGAGACTGTTACTACTTTAGCTACCTGGAAGGGGTTCCTGGGTCCATGGGCACCCTGGACACCTGCCATGGGGGTCtgcgtggcatgctgcagctgGACGACTTCACTTACGAAATCAAACCATTGGAGGCTTCTTCCAAATTTGAGCATCTGATTTCTCAGCTTGTGACACAGAAaacagcagcagaggatgagaaatGTGAGGctgaagagaaaaatacaaatcaagagTATGAGGAGGCAATGATTTCTGAAATGCCTAGAGCAGGCACTGTGTATTTGTGGTGGCCACACAGGAAAGCCTTGAAAGTTCACTACACAGTTTCAAACTCATTAGTTGTTCAGAAGAGTAATGAGACACGTGTAATAAGAGAATATA GACAGAAGATCACTGGGACCTCCTATTATAGCAGCCATAATGGAATATGCAACCCCAATTGGCGAGCATCATATTTATATGTTGTAAGATATCACATATTTTTAGCTGCTACTGTTGGAGCACATGCAATAGGTCTTATGGGTGCATTTCACGATGTTCCAGGTTGTCGGTGTTTTCGAAGATATCAGTGCCTCATGGCTCCTAATCCTGGTCTTCTAGACATGATAAGCAATTGTACTTTTGAGGCTATTCATCAGTGGTTGCATATGTGGGATCCTTGTTTGAGCTCACTAAATATAGCATATAATAATTTTCCTTATGTAGCTAGACGGTGTGGTGACAAGATAATAGATAATTTTGAAGAATGTGACTGTGGCACCTTAAAAGACTGTAGTAAGGTTTCATGTTGCGAAACCAGTTGTATCCTCAGCCTTGGCAGTGGTTGTGATCATGGAGATTGCTGCATGAAGTGTAAATATGCTCAACCTGGATATATGTACAGAGATACTCTTGGTATTTGTGATTTaccagaatactgtaatgggAAGACACATGATTGTCCAGCTGACACTTATATACAGGAAGAAACAGCATCAGCTGTTTGTGTGAGGGGAAACTGTAGTGACTGTGATTTACACTGTCAAGCCCTC TTTGGCTATGACATAAAAGATGCTATCCCAGCATGCTATGACGTATTGAATGTCAGGGGTGACCAATTCGGAAACTGTGGTGTGAGGGTGATTTGAGAAGGAGGAAAACCTGTACAATGTGAACAAGATGATGTTCTGTGTGGACTGCTACACTGTAGCAATGTGAAGGAAATTCCTGGTGGTGGGGAGCACACTGCATTTCATCAAATAATA CAGTTATAG